Proteins found in one Leptospira saintgironsiae genomic segment:
- a CDS encoding CPBP family intramembrane glutamic endopeptidase, which produces MQNKTHSFLGAFGLCFLVIVTGLGIGIAFAILQSVTKLNLDAKVITAIGNSLSFGFAIWIGLKISGKEYSEVLRFRSPKVLESLSFAITAIGFSFLLSEVDNLFSMLVPKPDFIINLFQGLFDGENIFLSAILLSVVAPLTEELMFRGVILDRFLKHFSVSSSFLLSSFLFGLIHLNPWQFIGSSILGIYMAWVVYKTDSIWNSIIVHAVFNGIPLIVLHGLQLEIPGFSAPIAGKIQVLQPVWLDLLGLLITCFGLSLTFFLFRSRNEKTA; this is translated from the coding sequence GTGCAAAATAAAACTCATTCATTCTTAGGAGCATTCGGTCTTTGCTTTTTAGTGATAGTTACGGGTCTTGGAATTGGGATCGCGTTTGCGATCCTTCAATCCGTAACAAAATTGAATTTAGATGCAAAAGTTATCACTGCAATAGGGAACTCTCTTTCATTTGGATTCGCAATTTGGATCGGACTTAAAATTTCCGGAAAAGAATATTCTGAAGTTTTAAGATTCCGGTCTCCAAAAGTTTTAGAGAGTCTCAGTTTTGCAATCACTGCGATTGGGTTCTCGTTTCTTCTTTCTGAAGTGGATAATTTGTTTTCTATGTTAGTCCCTAAGCCGGACTTTATCATAAACTTATTCCAAGGACTGTTCGATGGGGAGAATATATTTTTATCTGCGATCTTACTTTCAGTTGTAGCTCCACTCACAGAAGAACTTATGTTCAGAGGAGTGATCTTAGATAGATTTTTAAAACACTTTTCTGTATCTTCTTCTTTTCTTCTCTCTTCTTTCTTATTCGGGCTAATACATTTAAATCCATGGCAATTTATAGGATCCAGTATTCTTGGGATCTATATGGCTTGGGTGGTTTATAAAACAGATTCGATCTGGAATTCAATTATAGTCCATGCAGTCTTTAATGGGATCCCGCTTATCGTTCTGCACGGGCTGCAACTCGAGATCCCAGGTTTTTCGGCACCGATTGCTGGAAAAATTCAGGTTCTTCAACCTGTTTGGCTAGACCTTTTGGGCTTACTGATTACGTGTTTTGGACTATCTTTAACATTCTTTTTATTTAGAAGTCGTAACGAAAAAACCGCATAA